ACTACGAAACCCGCCGGCTCTTCGCCACCGCGCCCGATGGCGAGCAGGTGCCTGTCACCGTGCTCTATCGCAAGGGCACGCCGCTCGACGGCACCGCCCCCGCTTTGCTCTATGGCTATGGCGCCTATGGCATGTCCATGCCGGCCAGCTTTTCCATCTCGGCTTTGTCGCTGGTCGATCGCGGCGTGGTCTATGCCATCGCCCATATCCGGGGCGGTATGGAAAAGGGCTATCGCTGGTACGTTGGGGGTCGCCGCGAGCACAAGAGCAATACCTTTACCGATTTCATCGCCGCCGCCGACATGCTGATCGAGACCGGGCATACGGCCAAGGGCCGCATCGTCGCCCAGGGCGGGTCGGCCGGCGGCATGCTGATGGGCGCCATTGCCAATCTGCGCCCCGATCTCTGGGCCGGCATCCTGGCCCAGGTGCCCTTTGTCGACGTGCTCAATACCATGCTGGACGAAACGCTGCCGCTGACCCCGCCGGAATGGCCTGAATGGGGCAATCCGCTGGCCTCGGCGACCGACTATGCCCGCATCGCCGCCTATGCTCCCTATGAGCAGGTCGCCGCCCAGGCCTATCCGCCGATCTTTGCCCTGGCCGGCCTCACCGATCCGCGCGTCACCTATTGGGAACCGGCCAAGTGGGTGGCCCGGCTGCGCGCAACCAAGACCGGGACTGCCCCGTTATACCTGCGCACCAATATGGGGGCCGGCCATGGCGGCGCCTCGGGTCGTTTCGAGCGGCTCAAGGAAACGGCAATGTGCTACGCCTTTGCCCTCAACGCCGTCGATCTCGACGGATCATTGCCGTCCAACTGATTGTTGTGTCGTCACAATCGGCTTATAGCTTAGCCCGAATTTACCAGCGTCTTCACCCCATCGGAGGTCTCCATGTCCACCAAGTTCATCCTGCCACCCCTGCCCTATGCCTATGATGCCCTGGGCCCCTACATGTCGGCCGAAACGCTGGAATTCCACCACGACAAGCATCACCAGGCCTATGTGACCAATGGCGAGAAGCTGCTGGAAGGTTCGGGTCTGGAGATCCTGCCGCTTGAGGACATCGTCAAGGAATCGCATGGCAAGAATGCGGGCCTGTTCAACAATGCCGGCCAGCACTACAACCACGTGCACTTCTGGAACTGGATGAAGCCCAATGGCGGCGGCAAGAGCCTGCCTGCCAAGCTGCAGGCCGCCATCGACAGCGATCTGGGCGGCTTTGACAAGTTCCGCGCCGATTTCATCGCCGCCGGCACGACCCAGTTCGGCTCCGGCTGGGCCTGGCTCTCGCTCAAGGATGGCAAGCTGGAGGTCTCCAAGACCGCCAATGGCGAGTCGCCGCTGATCCACAATGCGCACCCGCTGCTGGGCGTCGACGTCTGGGAACACTCCTATTACATCGACTACCGCAATGCCCGTCCGAAGTATCTTGAAGCCTGGTTCGATAATCTGGTGAATTGGGAACATGTCGAGCAGCTGTTCGACGAAGCCCGCTAAGCGTTTCATTTCGCTTGCGTTTCAGCCCGTCAGCGCCCCGCGCTGGCGGGCTTCTTGCTGCCCGGCGACCGGGTTTTCCCCACTGATTTTGCCTGATTGATCCGCCCCCCTTCTACCGGCCGACAGAGCATGGTAACGCTTTGTTTACTATTGAAGGGATGCCCGTGACACAGCCAGCCAAGGTCGTTGCCATCATTGCGGCAAGCCCAGCCCTATCGTCCCTGCTGGGAATGGTGGTTGGCGGAGACAGCCAGCTCAAGGTCCGCCTGTTCGAGAACGAGCTGGAGCTGATCGCCTATATGCGGCTGGCGCCCATCGACATGCTGGTCTGCGATTTCGACCGCGAGGAACGTCCCGCCCATGAGCTGGTCGAGAGCATCAGGCTCAATGGCGACCTGCTCAGCCAGGACGTGCCGGTGATCGCCCTGACCCGTCGCATCACCCCGCCCATGCGCCACCAGGCGATCAGCGCCGGTATCGACGAAGTCATCATCAAGCCGATGTCGCCGCGCCATCTGCTGTCGCGTATCCAGATCCGGCTGCGCAGCCGCAGCGTGGTGGGCGTCCTTGGCGGCTATCGCGGGCCCGAGCGTCGCGACCGCATCTTTGCCCCGATCGCCACGACGGCCCCGAAGCGCCGCGCCAGCGACAATGTAGTGCCGCTGTTCCCCGATCGCCGCCGCCCGCTGCATCCCGGGCTCGAGCACTAGGCACGCTGCCGCCCCTGCGGGCGGCAGATTAGGCCAGCTTTGGTTCAGCGCGCCTCGACCATGCGGCTGATGCGGCTCCACAGATCCTCGATATTGTCGGCAAACTGGATGGCCCGGTCATAGCCCTTGAGGCCGGGCGCCAGCACGTCCAGCGCATAGCCGCGCATCACCTCGAAGGCCTTGTGGCGGTTGAGCATGATCACCGGCCGGTTGCGGCCTGCCGTCTTGCCGGCCGACCAGACGCCGAACATTTCGGTGGCGGAGGCCAGCGAGCCGGGCAGCGCCACGAGGCCCTCGGCCAGTTCGGAGACCCGCTCGAAGCGCGCCGGCTGATCGGCGATAACCTGCATGTCGACCCCATGCAAAGCCGGCGGCAGCACGATCGTGCTATCGGCCACGATCTGCACCATGCCGCCGGCGGCGCGTGCCGCCGTGATCAGCGGAATGGGCAGGTTGCCATTCTCCGCCAGGCAGACCAGTTGCGCCCCGCGCTTGGCGAAATAGCTGCCGGCCTGGCTCATCAGCGAGGCGCGCTCAGCGTCGCCGGGGCCCTTGCTCGAGGCAAAGATCGCCAGGATCGGTCCGCTCTTGATCGCTTCCATGCTCATCGTCCCCGCTTCAGGCTGCCCAGGATACCGCGCACCAGCGCCGAGCCCAGCCGGTTGGCCACGGTACGGGCCAGCGAGTTCATCGCCGCCTCGGCCGGGGTCTGGCGGGTCGAGCGGCGCGGCGCCGCTGCGTCCTGATAGGTCCGCTCCGCCGTCTTGCGATCGGCTTCCTCGAGTTGCTGGCGCTCTTCGGCCAGCTGCTTGTCGCGCGCCTTGCGCGACAGCGCCTCAAAGGCGGAGTCGCGATCAATGGCGGTGTCATAGAGTCCAGCTACTGGTGAGCCGGCGATGATCGCAGCGCGCTCGGCGGGCAGGATCGGGCCGACCTGGGCCGAGGGCGGCCTTATCAGCGTGCGGCCCACCATGGAGGGCACGCCCTTGGCTTCGAGCACCGAGACCAGGGCCTCGCCGATGCCGAGCTGGGTGATGACCTCTTCGGTGGAAAAGGCCGGATTGGGGCGGAAGGTTTCGGCGGCGACGCGCACCGCCTTCTGCTCGCGCGGCGTATAGGCGCGCAAGGCGTGCTGCACCCGGTTGCCCAGCTGGGCCAGAACCGATTCGGGGATGTCGACCGGGTTCTGCGTCACGAAATAGACGCCCACGCCCTTGGAGCGGACCAGCCGCACCACCTGCTCGACCTTGTCGATCAGCGCCTTTGGCGCATCGTCGAACAGCAGATGGGCCTCGTCGAAGAAGAAGACCAGCTTGGGCCTGTCGAGGTCGCCCACCTCGGGCAGCTCCTCGAACAGCTCGCTCAGCAGCCAGAGCAGGAAGGTCGAATAGAGCCGGGGCGCCTGCATCAGGTCGTCGGCCGCGAGGATGGAAATGAAGCCGCGCCCGTCGCTGTCGGTGCGCATCAGGTCGACAATATCGAGCGCCCGTTCGCCGAAAAAGTTCTCGCCGCCCTGCTGTTCGAGCACCAGCAGCGCGCGCTGGATGGCGCCGATCGAGGCGGTCGAGACATTGCCGTAGCGGCTCGAAATCTCGGTGGCCCGTTCCTGCACCTCCACCAGCAAGGCCCGCAGATCCTTGAGGTCGAGCAACAGCATGGCTTCGTCATCGGCCAGCTTGAAGGCGATGTTGAGCACGCCTTCCTGGGTGTCGTTGAGCGAGAGCAGCCGGCTGAGCAGCAGCGCGCCCATTTCCGAAATCGTTGTGCGGATCGGGTGGCCCTGGCGGCCGAACAGGTCCCAGAACATGACCGGGAACACGGCATCCTTGAATTCGGCAAAGCCGATATCCTGGGCCCGCTGGGTCTGCCAGCCCTGCGCCTGACCCATCTTGCCGACGCCGCTGAGATCACCCTTGATGTCGGCGGCAAAGACCGGGACGCCAGCGCCGGAAAATCCCTCGGCCATCACCTGCAGCGTCACCGTCTTGCCGGTCCCCGTCGCGCCGGTCACCAGGCCATGCCGGTTGCCATATTTGAGCGCGATATATTCGGGCTGCGTGCTGGTGCCCAGAAAGATCTTGTCGTCAACGAGCATGGACACCACCTTGAAAGTTGCGCCCTTATAGCCGCCTGCGCTGGCGGGCGACAACTCGTAAACGGGTTTTTCTGGGGCCATGGCCGGGGCGGCGGGGCAGTGCCGGGCGCGCGGCGTCAGCCCTGCCGCACAACGGCGCGCAGGTCGCCCACTACAGCGCCGCGCACGCTCTTGATCGGCTGGTTGGCAAAACCCTCGAGCAGCTTGCGCTGGTCGGCATCGGGTTCGGCGATATCGAGCAGCAGGGCGGACACCATGGCCAGCGAGGCGGCGATATTGCCGTCATCGCATTTGAGCGCATAGCCCCAGCCCTTGTCGCTGATGGCGCCGCACTGCACGCCGTCGGCGCCATATTTCTGCATCACCCGCCCCTTGAAGGCGGTCATGATCAGCGTATCGGCATGGCCGGTGCCGGCCACGAGATGGGGATGGGTGGTGGCGGCATCGAACAGCCGTTGGGACGCCGTGGCCAGTTCGGTCGAGAGGCCATGGCCGGTGGCCATGCGGGCAAAGCCGCGGGCAAAAGCGCGCAGCGGCGCCGCATAGGTGGGAATGGAACAGCCATCGGTGCCGCATCTGGCTTCGCTCAGCGGCTCGCCGATCACCGCCTCGATCACCGCGCGCACCTGTTGCTGCACCGCGTGGTCGCGATTGACATAGCCCTGGGTCGGCACCCCCATGGCCCGGGCGACGCTGAGCATGCCCGAATGCTTGCCCGAGCAGGAATTGTGCAGGCTCGATGGCGCCTCGCCCCGTTCCCGCAAAGCGGCCCGCGCCGCCGCATCGAGGGGCTGGTGGGCGCCGCATTCGAGATCGTCTGCCGACAGGCCCAGCCGCGCCAGCAATCCGTTCGCCACCCCGACATGCAAGTCCTCGCCGGTATGGGAGGCGCAGGCCAAAGCCAGCTCCTCTTGGGTGTGATGAAACTGGCTATCGGCATGGCGGGCAAAGATGGCCAGAGCCTGCATCGACTTGATGGCCGAGCGCGGAAAGATCGGCCGCTCGATATCGCCGGCCGAGGCGATGATGATGCCATCGGCATCGATCACCACATAGGCGCCGCGATGGCGGTTTTCGACCCAGTTGCCCCGCATGGTCTGGGCGAGAATGGGGTTGGCATCCATCAGCATGATCTCCGGTCCACGCCTCTGTCAGAACGGGCGGGGCGCCAAAAGTCAACATGGTTGGATGGCGCATCCGTTCCCGCCATCATGCGTTCATCGTGATGACCCAATGGCGGCAGCCTGGTTGGCAGCGCCCGGCTTCCATGCCACCCTGACGGCAATGGGAAGAACTAATCCCCGATTGATAGAGGAGGCGGATATGGCCAAGGTTTTGGTGACGGGTGGCAGCGGCAAGCTTGGGCAGGCGGTGCTGCGGGATCTGGTGGCGCATGGCTATGACGTGCTCAATCTTGACCAGCACGCTTTGCCCGACAAGATCTGCCCCAGTATCAAGATCGACCTGACCGATTTCGGCCAGGTGGCCGGCGCGATCATGGGCGGCGTCGACGAGCGCGGCGGGCCGTTCGATGCCGTGGTGCATCTGGCCGCCATTCCCGCCCCCGGCATTGCCCCCAATTCCACCACCTTCGCCAACAATGTCCCTTCCACCTACAATATCCTCGAGGCCTGCCGGCTGGCCGGCATCACCAATATCACCCTGGCCTCCAGCGAGACCGTGCTGGGCCTGCCCTTCGACACCCCGCCGCCCTATGCCCCGGTGGACGAGGACTACTATCCCCGCCCGGAATCGGCCTATTCGCTGGGCAAGCTGCTGGACGAAACCATGGCCGCCCAGTTCTGCCGCTGGAACCCCAAGCTGCGCATTTCCTCGCTGCGGTTCTCCAACGTGATGAACCCGCAAGACTATGAAAAGTTTGGCAAATTCGATGCCGACCCGATGGCGCGCAAGTGGAACCTGTGGGGCTATATCGATGCCCGCGACGGCGCCCAGGCGGTGCGGCGCTGCATCCAGGCGGAGTTTACCGGCTTTGAGGCCTTCATCATCGCCAATGCCGATACGGTGATGAGTCGCTCGAACATGTCGCTGCTGGCGGAGGTGTTTCCCGGCGTTGAGATCAAGGGGAACCTTACCACCAATGGCACGCTGCTCTCGATCGAAAAGGCCAAGCGCATGCTGGGCTTTTCGCCCCAGTTCAGCTGGCGCAACGAGGCTGCTGCCACAACTGCATAGGAAATGTGCAGAATCCGGGCTTGCGAAGATTGCGGGCATTGCCCTAACTGTCCGCAATGTCCAAGCCCGACCTGTCCATTCTGATCATCGATGAAAACCGCATCCGCGCCGCCATCATCGAGGATGGGCTGCGCGATGCCGGCCATACCCGCGTGGCCAC
This sequence is a window from Devosia beringensis. Protein-coding genes within it:
- a CDS encoding asparaginase, translating into MDANPILAQTMRGNWVENRHRGAYVVIDADGIIIASAGDIERPIFPRSAIKSMQALAIFARHADSQFHHTQEELALACASHTGEDLHVGVANGLLARLGLSADDLECGAHQPLDAAARAALRERGEAPSSLHNSCSGKHSGMLSVARAMGVPTQGYVNRDHAVQQQVRAVIEAVIGEPLSEARCGTDGCSIPTYAAPLRAFARGFARMATGHGLSTELATASQRLFDAATTHPHLVAGTGHADTLIMTAFKGRVMQKYGADGVQCGAISDKGWGYALKCDDGNIAASLAMVSALLLDIAEPDADQRKLLEGFANQPIKSVRGAVVGDLRAVVRQG
- a CDS encoding helicase HerA-like domain-containing protein — translated: MLVDDKIFLGTSTQPEYIALKYGNRHGLVTGATGTGKTVTLQVMAEGFSGAGVPVFAADIKGDLSGVGKMGQAQGWQTQRAQDIGFAEFKDAVFPVMFWDLFGRQGHPIRTTISEMGALLLSRLLSLNDTQEGVLNIAFKLADDEAMLLLDLKDLRALLVEVQERATEISSRYGNVSTASIGAIQRALLVLEQQGGENFFGERALDIVDLMRTDSDGRGFISILAADDLMQAPRLYSTFLLWLLSELFEELPEVGDLDRPKLVFFFDEAHLLFDDAPKALIDKVEQVVRLVRSKGVGVYFVTQNPVDIPESVLAQLGNRVQHALRAYTPREQKAVRVAAETFRPNPAFSTEEVITQLGIGEALVSVLEAKGVPSMVGRTLIRPPSAQVGPILPAERAAIIAGSPVAGLYDTAIDRDSAFEALSRKARDKQLAEERQQLEEADRKTAERTYQDAAAPRRSTRQTPAEAAMNSLARTVANRLGSALVRGILGSLKRGR
- a CDS encoding LOG family protein, producing MEAIKSGPILAIFASSKGPGDAERASLMSQAGSYFAKRGAQLVCLAENGNLPIPLITAARAAGGMVQIVADSTIVLPPALHGVDMQVIADQPARFERVSELAEGLVALPGSLASATEMFGVWSAGKTAGRNRPVIMLNRHKAFEVMRGYALDVLAPGLKGYDRAIQFADNIEDLWSRISRMVEAR
- a CDS encoding response regulator, encoding MTQPAKVVAIIAASPALSSLLGMVVGGDSQLKVRLFENELELIAYMRLAPIDMLVCDFDREERPAHELVESIRLNGDLLSQDVPVIALTRRITPPMRHQAISAGIDEVIIKPMSPRHLLSRIQIRLRSRSVVGVLGGYRGPERRDRIFAPIATTAPKRRASDNVVPLFPDRRRPLHPGLEH
- a CDS encoding superoxide dismutase, coding for MSTKFILPPLPYAYDALGPYMSAETLEFHHDKHHQAYVTNGEKLLEGSGLEILPLEDIVKESHGKNAGLFNNAGQHYNHVHFWNWMKPNGGGKSLPAKLQAAIDSDLGGFDKFRADFIAAGTTQFGSGWAWLSLKDGKLEVSKTANGESPLIHNAHPLLGVDVWEHSYYIDYRNARPKYLEAWFDNLVNWEHVEQLFDEAR
- a CDS encoding NAD-dependent epimerase/dehydratase family protein, translating into MAKVLVTGGSGKLGQAVLRDLVAHGYDVLNLDQHALPDKICPSIKIDLTDFGQVAGAIMGGVDERGGPFDAVVHLAAIPAPGIAPNSTTFANNVPSTYNILEACRLAGITNITLASSETVLGLPFDTPPPYAPVDEDYYPRPESAYSLGKLLDETMAAQFCRWNPKLRISSLRFSNVMNPQDYEKFGKFDADPMARKWNLWGYIDARDGAQAVRRCIQAEFTGFEAFIIANADTVMSRSNMSLLAEVFPGVEIKGNLTTNGTLLSIEKAKRMLGFSPQFSWRNEAAATTA